One part of the Kryptolebias marmoratus isolate JLee-2015 linkage group LG2, ASM164957v2, whole genome shotgun sequence genome encodes these proteins:
- the LOC108239359 gene encoding period circadian protein homolog 2 isoform X2 has protein sequence MHLPLEKRSKGKSTTVNTLKYALRCIKQVKANEEYYQMLMINDSQPPGFDVSSYTIEEINTITSEYTLKNTDIFAVAVSLITGKIVYISDQAASILNCKREVFNNAKFVEFLTPQDVSVFYSFTTPYRLPSWSMCTGAESSSTECMQEKSFFCRISGGKEREGDLQYYPFRMTPYLMKVQDAELAEEQFCCLLLAERVHSGYEAPRIPPDKRIFTTTHTPNCVFQDVDERAVPLLGYLPQDLIGTPILLNLHPSDRPLMLAVHRKILQCAGQPFDHSSIRFCARNGEYITIDTSWSSFVNPWSRKVSFVIGRHKVRMGPVNEDVFAAPAFHGGKMMDSDIQEISEQIHRLLLQPVHNMGSSGYGSYGSNGSHEQQVSISSSSESNGNITAGNTAEETSKTKPSRTFQEICKGVHMLKNQDSQVCLRSSSPWPPKNEQRKTTDTSAAQRSSLVRLKDSAPQVRDSTGASIEDFTCKDQTVCSYQQISCLDSVIRYLESCNIPITVKRKYQFSSNTTSSNSDDDKRGSEDGMQVPQGTHTDALMLDTQPGMSNMKAPKKPPSGAAAVVGGTLAPLTLPSKAESVVSITSQCSYSSTIVHVGDKKPQPESELIEDVAESPAPPAVPVSMVSPPSQEKEAYKRLGLTKEVLAAHTQKEEQAFLNRCRELRNARSLQKECSSYPHNQRGPANAEESSGLQGAAKQGTTRPETTAKKGNRNRKSKKPRMKHPDSSDSAVSNRKPRPPLQGLNQTSWSPSEASQSAFNVSYPTMVPAYPLYPPTAAASAQASRPDQSLSSGFGEGQNAQAPPTTTPFPAPIVTPVVALVLPNYLFPQIGQLNQMGQLGAAPRPAFFTEQTQTQTGYSTQQPFQTPQPAYPMQTQPSFTSQPVGGFPVQTAFSPQQPFQAAQTPYTTQQPFQAPQTAYTTQQPFQAPQTAYTTQQPFQAPQTAYTTQQPFQAPQTAYTTQQPFTGQSSFPVQTQFVPQAPYPAQPFPYSIAPELPKTPAAEPREGAASRSSTPASGAREPTTSPPLFESRCSSPLQLNLLSMEEGQRSVERQDSTAPPAGGQCCGAAVVSGPAGEKNGGAAKTDNHQQLESRGDSAHSDGNSSSCDLLDILLQEQEDAHSGTGSATSGSMGSGLGSGSASGSGSNDCRTSASGASGSRTGSSNTSKYFGSVDSLEHDPKGKAKIRGEGGSDGSKSQAKASAQGEGEHFIKYVLQEPLWLLMANADDKVMMTYQMPSRDIQRVLREDKERLRQMQKSQPHFTSDQRRELVEEHPWMRRGGLPAAINVKECVYCEDAVAGPIEEDMPDMDMGDLGEELGRDGQRAQSQSEDSKPQSEPGS, from the exons ATGCACTTGCCTCTAGAAAAGAGGAGCAAGGGCAAATCCACCACTGTCAACACACTCAAATATGCCCTGCGATGTATCAAACAAGTGAAAG CCAATGAGGAATACTACCAGATGCTGATGATTAATGACAGTCAGCCACCGGGGTTTGACGTATCATCCTACACCATTGAAGAAATCAACACCATCACCTCAGAATACACCCTCAAAAACACC GATATATTTGCTGTGGCGGTGTCACTCATCACCGGGAAGATTGTTTACATCTCAGACCAGGCAGCATCCATCTTGAACTGTAAGCGGGAAGTGTTCAACAATGCAAAGTTTGTAGAGTTCCTGACGCCTCAAGATGTCAGCGTGTTCTACAGCTTCACCACACCGTACCGCCTTCCTTCGTGGAGCATGTGCACCGGAGCAG AGTCGTCTTCCACGGAGTGCATGCAGGAGAAATCCTTCTTTTGCCGCATCAG TGGCGGTAAGGAGCGTGAGGGGGATCTGCAGTACTACCCTTTCCGTATGACCCCTTACCTGATGAAGGTCCAGGATGCTGAGCTGGCCGAGGAGCAGTTCTGCTGCCTCCTGCTGGCTGAGAGGGTACACTCTGGGTATGAAG CTCCCAGAATTCCCCCTGACAAACGGATCttcaccaccacacacacacccaactGTGTGTTTCAGGATGTAGATGAGAG GGCCGTCCCTCTTCTGGGTTACCTGCCCCAGGACCTGATCGGGACCCCCATACTACTTAATCTGCACCCGAGTGACCGACCCTTAATGCTAGCTGTTCATCGCAAAA ttctgCAGTGTGCGGGTCAGCCCTTTGACCATTCCTCCATCCGCTTCTGTGCAAGAAATGGCGAGTACATAACCATCGACACCAGCTGGTCCAGTTTCGTCAATCCCTGGAGCCGGAAGGTCTCTTTTGTCATTGGCAGACACAAAGTGCGCAT GGGTCCTGTCAACGAAGATGTTTTCGCAGCTCCCGCTTTCCACGGAGGGAAGATGATGGACTCGGACATCCAGGAAATTAGCGAACAGATACACAGACTGTTACTCCAA CCGGTCCACAACATGGGGTCCAGTGGTTATGGCAGCTACGGTAGCAACGGCTCCCACGAGCAGCAGGTGAGCATCAGCTCGTCCAGTGAAAGCAATGGCAACATCACAGCTGGGAACACAGCAGAGGAGACCAGCAAGACCAAGCCATCTAGGACCTTTCAGGAAATTTGTAAAGGCGTCCACATGCTGAAGAACCAGGACTCTCAGGTCTGCCTGCGCTCCTCCTCACCATGGCCTCCTAAAAACGAACAGAGGAAGACCACTGACA cttcagcagctcagaggaGTTCACTTGTGCGTCTGAAGGACTCTGCGCCACAAGTCAGAGACAGCACTGGAGCCAGCATAGAAGACTTCACCTGCAAAGACCAGACTGTCTGCTCTTACCAGCAGATCAGCTGCCTGGATAGTGTTATCCG GTATTTGGAAAGTTGTAATATCCCCATCACAGTGAAAAGGAAGTACCAGTTCTCCTCAAACACCACCTCATCCAACTCAGATGACGACAAGAGGGGCTCAGAAGATGGCATGCAGGTGCCTCAGGGTACACACACAG ATGCTTTGATGCTAGACACCCAGCCAGGGATGTCCAACATGAAAGCACCTAAGAAGCCTCCATCCGGGGCAGCTGCTGTGGTGGGGGGCACTCTGGCACCCCTCACTCTGCCGAGTAAGGCTGAGAGCGTCGTATCAATCACTTCACAGTGCAGCTACAGCAGCACCATTGTCCATGTGGGAGACAAGAAGCCTCAGCCGGAATCAG agCTCATCGAAGATGTTGCAGAGAGTCCAGCGCCCCCTGCCGTGCCGGTCAGCATGGTGTCTCCTCCCAGCCAAGAGAAGGAGGCCTACAAGAGGCTGGGGCTGACGAAGGAGGTGCTGGCAGCACACACCCAAAAAGAGGAGCAGGCCTTCCTGAACCGCTGCAGAGAGCTCCGCAACGCCAGGAGCCTCCAGAAGGAATGCTCTTCATATCCGCACAATCAGAGAGGTCCAGCCAACGCTGAAG AGTCATCTGGACTACAAGGTGCAGCCAAACAAGGCACCACCAGGCCTGAGACGACTGCCAAAAAGGGCAACCGCAACCGAAAGTCCAAAAAGCCACGAATGAAGCATCCTGACTCATCAGACAGTGCTGTGTCCAATCGCAAACCCAGACCCCCTCTGCAGGGACTCAACCAGACCTCATGGTCTCCGTCTGAAGCATCCCAGTCAGCTTTTAATGTCTCCTACCCCACCATGGTGCCTGCTTACCCTCTCTACCCCCcgacagctgctgcttcagctcaGGCTTCCCGCCCTGACCAGTCTCTCTCCTCTGGCTTTGGCGAAGGACAGAACGCCCAAGCTCCACCCACTACCACTCCATTTCCCGCACCTATTGTTACACCTGTGGTGGCTCTGGTGCTGCCCAATTACCTCTTCCCTCAGATAGGACAGTTAAATCAGATGGGCCAGCTGGGAGCTGCGCCGAGACCAGCGTTTTTCACTGAGCAGACCCAGACACAGACTGGATACTCTACCCAGCAGCCCTTTCAGACCCCACAGCCAGCCTACCCCATGCAAACACAGCCCTCCTTCACCAGCCAGCCAGTTGGGGGGTTCCCTGTGCAGACTGCCTTTTCTCCACAGCAGCCTTTCCAAGCAGCTCAGACCCCCTATACCACCCAGCAGCCTTTCCAGGCTCCTCAGACTGCCTACACTACCCAGCAGCCTTTCCAGGCTCCTCAGACTGCCTACACTACCCAGCAGCCTTTCCAGGCTCCTCAGACTGCCTACACTACCCAGCAGCCTTTCCAGGCTCCTCAGACTGCCTACACTACCCAGCAGCCCTTCACTGGCCAGTCCTCGTTCCCAGTGCAGACTCAGTTCGTTCCTCAAGCTCCTTATCCAGCTCAGCCCTTCCCCTACAGCATAGCCCCAGAGCTCCCCAAGACCCCCGCAGCTGAGCCCAGGGAGGGAGCAGCTTCACGATCCTCCACCCCTGCCTCCGGGGCTCGAGAGCCCACCACATCGCCTCCACTGTTCGAGTCCCGTTGCAGCTCGCCCCTGCAGCTCAATCTGCTGAGCATGGAGGAGGGCCAGCGCTCGGTTGAACGTCAGGACAgcacagcgccccctgctggagggCAGTGCTGTGGCGCAGCAGTGGTGTCAGGGCCAGCAGGGGAGAAGAACGGAGGTGCAGCCAAGACTGATAATCATCAACAG CTGGAATCAAGAGGCGATAGTGCCCACAGCGATGGTAACTCCTCATCCTGCGACCTGCTGGACATCCTGTTGCAGGAGCAGGAGGATGCCCACTCCGGCACTGGATCCGCCACCTCTGGCTCCATGGGGTCAGGTCTGGGCTCAGGCTCAGCATCAGGCTCAGGCTCCAACGACTGCCGGACCTCAGCCAGTGGAGCTTCTGGCAGCAGAACAG GAAGCAGCAACACCAGCAAGTACTTTGGCAGCGTTGACTCTCTGGAGCATGACCCCAAAGGGAAAGCTAAAATCAGGGGCGAAGGGGGTTCTGATGGCAGCAAATCCCAGGCCAAGGCCTCTGCTCAAGGAGAAGGGGAGCATTTCATCAAATATGTTCTGCAGGAGCCTCTTTGGCTGCTGATGGCCAACGCTGACGACAAAGTCATGATGACGTATCAAATGCCATCCAG GGACATTCAGAGAGTTCTGAGAGAAGATAAGGAGAGGCTGAGGCAGATGCAGAAGAGTCAGCCTCACTTCACTTCAGATCAGCGGCGGGAGCTTGTGGAGGAACATCCCTGGATGAGGAGGGGGGGTCTCCCTGCAGCCATCAATGTGAAG gagtGTGTGTACTGTGAGGACGCAGTAGCCGGGCCCATTGAGGAGGACATGCCGGATATGGACATGGGCGACCTGGGAGAGGAGCTGGGCAGAGACGGTCAGAGAGCCCAGAGCCAATCGGAGGACTCGAAGCCTCAGTCAGAGCCTGGCTCCTGA
- the her13 gene encoding hairy-related 13: protein MAPSARLSTAGLCLEEDESHCGIQKADRKIRKPLVEKKRRARINESLQELRTLLADTDFHLKMENAEVLEMTVKKVEDILKNRTQETEILNREASERFAAGYIQCMHEVHMFVSSCPGIDAAVAAELLNHLLESMPLNEDHLQNMLMDLITDTSGSSTSLTSQGGRSPSGGESSALSPALSAMSGEDLCSDLEETDSEHNQSSTEGAENREALIAPTMTYPQYMWRPW, encoded by the exons ATGGCCCCCTCTGCTCGGCTCAGCACCGCCGGACTCTGCTTGGAGGAAGACGAGTCCCACTGTGGGATCCAGAAAGCGGACAGAAAG ATCAGGAAGCCTCTggtggagaagaagaggagagctCGCATCAACGAGAGCCTGCAGGAGCTGCGCACCTTGCTGGCGGACACAGAC TTTCACCTCAAGATGGAGAACGCAGAGGTGCTGGAGATGACAGTGAAGAAGGTGGAGGACATCCTGAAGAACCGGACCCAAG AGACTGAGATCCTAAACCGAGAAGCCAGTGAGAGGTTCGCAGCCGGCTACATCCAGTGCATGCACGAGGTCCACATGTTCGTGTCCAGCTGTCCGGGCATCGACGCGGCGGTGGCGGCCGAGCTCCTCAACCACTTGCTGGAGAGCATGCCCCTGAACGAGGACCACCTCCAGAACATGCTGATGGACCTTATCACGGACACTTCCGGAAGCAGCACGTCCCTGACCTCTCAGGGGGGGAGGAGCCCATCCGGAGGCGAGAGCTCGGCCCTGTCCCCGGCCCTCTCCGCCATGTCCGGCGAGGACTTGTGCTCGGACCTGGAGGAGACCGACAGCGAGCACAACCAGAGCTCCACGGAGGGAGCGGAGAACAGGGAGGCTCTGATCGCGCCCACCATGACCTACCCCCAGTACATGTGGAGACCCTGGTAG
- the LOC108239359 gene encoding period circadian protein homolog 2 isoform X1, whose amino-acid sequence MSEDSDPKLYRYSTLDTRERNRERVGFQAEEEQSQLCGSMSQLHCVASGYNEGCGGQDGVELEPELGLASEGSDSSHEHPVSLGSPHDERKRQRPPLHEDVEMGGSGSSGSGTESHGNESHGNESHGNESVGSSNGNGKDSALMESSGSNKSSNSHSPSPPSSSNAFSLVSSEQDNPSTSGCSSEQSAKAKTQKELFKTLKELKMHLPLEKRSKGKSTTVNTLKYALRCIKQVKANEEYYQMLMINDSQPPGFDVSSYTIEEINTITSEYTLKNTDIFAVAVSLITGKIVYISDQAASILNCKREVFNNAKFVEFLTPQDVSVFYSFTTPYRLPSWSMCTGAESSSTECMQEKSFFCRISGGKEREGDLQYYPFRMTPYLMKVQDAELAEEQFCCLLLAERVHSGYEAPRIPPDKRIFTTTHTPNCVFQDVDERAVPLLGYLPQDLIGTPILLNLHPSDRPLMLAVHRKILQCAGQPFDHSSIRFCARNGEYITIDTSWSSFVNPWSRKVSFVIGRHKVRMGPVNEDVFAAPAFHGGKMMDSDIQEISEQIHRLLLQPVHNMGSSGYGSYGSNGSHEQQVSISSSSESNGNITAGNTAEETSKTKPSRTFQEICKGVHMLKNQDSQVCLRSSSPWPPKNEQRKTTDTSAAQRSSLVRLKDSAPQVRDSTGASIEDFTCKDQTVCSYQQISCLDSVIRYLESCNIPITVKRKYQFSSNTTSSNSDDDKRGSEDGMQVPQGTHTDALMLDTQPGMSNMKAPKKPPSGAAAVVGGTLAPLTLPSKAESVVSITSQCSYSSTIVHVGDKKPQPESELIEDVAESPAPPAVPVSMVSPPSQEKEAYKRLGLTKEVLAAHTQKEEQAFLNRCRELRNARSLQKECSSYPHNQRGPANAEESSGLQGAAKQGTTRPETTAKKGNRNRKSKKPRMKHPDSSDSAVSNRKPRPPLQGLNQTSWSPSEASQSAFNVSYPTMVPAYPLYPPTAAASAQASRPDQSLSSGFGEGQNAQAPPTTTPFPAPIVTPVVALVLPNYLFPQIGQLNQMGQLGAAPRPAFFTEQTQTQTGYSTQQPFQTPQPAYPMQTQPSFTSQPVGGFPVQTAFSPQQPFQAAQTPYTTQQPFQAPQTAYTTQQPFQAPQTAYTTQQPFQAPQTAYTTQQPFQAPQTAYTTQQPFTGQSSFPVQTQFVPQAPYPAQPFPYSIAPELPKTPAAEPREGAASRSSTPASGAREPTTSPPLFESRCSSPLQLNLLSMEEGQRSVERQDSTAPPAGGQCCGAAVVSGPAGEKNGGAAKTDNHQQLESRGDSAHSDGNSSSCDLLDILLQEQEDAHSGTGSATSGSMGSGLGSGSASGSGSNDCRTSASGASGSRTGSSNTSKYFGSVDSLEHDPKGKAKIRGEGGSDGSKSQAKASAQGEGEHFIKYVLQEPLWLLMANADDKVMMTYQMPSRDIQRVLREDKERLRQMQKSQPHFTSDQRRELVEEHPWMRRGGLPAAINVKECVYCEDAVAGPIEEDMPDMDMGDLGEELGRDGQRAQSQSEDSKPQSEPGS is encoded by the exons ATGTCTGAGGACAGTGATCCGAAGCTTTACCGGTACTCAACTCTTGACACGCGCGAACGGAATCGGGAGAGGGTTGGTTTCCAGGCTGAGGAAGAGCAGAGCCAACTGTGTGGCTCGATGAGCCAGCTTCACTGCGTGGCCAGTGGTTACAACGAGGGCTGTGGCGGGCAGGACGGCGTGGAGCTCGAACCCGAGTTGGGACTGGCGTCTGAAGGGAGCGACAGCAGCCACGAGCACCCGGTCTCACTGGGCTCCCCCCATGACGAAAGGAAGCGACAGCGACCACCTTTGCACGAGGATGTGGAGATGGGTGGCAGCGGGTCGAGTGGCAGCGGGACGGAATCCCACGGTAACGAGTCACATGGCAACGAGTCCCACGGCAATGAATCTGTGGGCAGCTCTAATGGCAACGGAAAGGATTCTGCTCTAATGGAATCCTCAGGGAGCAACAAGAG TTCCAACTCTCACAGCCCCTCTCCACCGAGCAGCTCCAACGCCTTCAGTCTGGTGAGCTCTGAGCAGGACAACCCTTCAACCAGCGGTTGCAG CAGCGAACAGTCAGCCAAAGCTAAGACACAGAAGGAGCTCTTCAAGACTCTCAAGGAGCTGAAGATGCACTTGCCTCTAGAAAAGAGGAGCAAGGGCAAATCCACCACTGTCAACACACTCAAATATGCCCTGCGATGTATCAAACAAGTGAAAG CCAATGAGGAATACTACCAGATGCTGATGATTAATGACAGTCAGCCACCGGGGTTTGACGTATCATCCTACACCATTGAAGAAATCAACACCATCACCTCAGAATACACCCTCAAAAACACC GATATATTTGCTGTGGCGGTGTCACTCATCACCGGGAAGATTGTTTACATCTCAGACCAGGCAGCATCCATCTTGAACTGTAAGCGGGAAGTGTTCAACAATGCAAAGTTTGTAGAGTTCCTGACGCCTCAAGATGTCAGCGTGTTCTACAGCTTCACCACACCGTACCGCCTTCCTTCGTGGAGCATGTGCACCGGAGCAG AGTCGTCTTCCACGGAGTGCATGCAGGAGAAATCCTTCTTTTGCCGCATCAG TGGCGGTAAGGAGCGTGAGGGGGATCTGCAGTACTACCCTTTCCGTATGACCCCTTACCTGATGAAGGTCCAGGATGCTGAGCTGGCCGAGGAGCAGTTCTGCTGCCTCCTGCTGGCTGAGAGGGTACACTCTGGGTATGAAG CTCCCAGAATTCCCCCTGACAAACGGATCttcaccaccacacacacacccaactGTGTGTTTCAGGATGTAGATGAGAG GGCCGTCCCTCTTCTGGGTTACCTGCCCCAGGACCTGATCGGGACCCCCATACTACTTAATCTGCACCCGAGTGACCGACCCTTAATGCTAGCTGTTCATCGCAAAA ttctgCAGTGTGCGGGTCAGCCCTTTGACCATTCCTCCATCCGCTTCTGTGCAAGAAATGGCGAGTACATAACCATCGACACCAGCTGGTCCAGTTTCGTCAATCCCTGGAGCCGGAAGGTCTCTTTTGTCATTGGCAGACACAAAGTGCGCAT GGGTCCTGTCAACGAAGATGTTTTCGCAGCTCCCGCTTTCCACGGAGGGAAGATGATGGACTCGGACATCCAGGAAATTAGCGAACAGATACACAGACTGTTACTCCAA CCGGTCCACAACATGGGGTCCAGTGGTTATGGCAGCTACGGTAGCAACGGCTCCCACGAGCAGCAGGTGAGCATCAGCTCGTCCAGTGAAAGCAATGGCAACATCACAGCTGGGAACACAGCAGAGGAGACCAGCAAGACCAAGCCATCTAGGACCTTTCAGGAAATTTGTAAAGGCGTCCACATGCTGAAGAACCAGGACTCTCAGGTCTGCCTGCGCTCCTCCTCACCATGGCCTCCTAAAAACGAACAGAGGAAGACCACTGACA cttcagcagctcagaggaGTTCACTTGTGCGTCTGAAGGACTCTGCGCCACAAGTCAGAGACAGCACTGGAGCCAGCATAGAAGACTTCACCTGCAAAGACCAGACTGTCTGCTCTTACCAGCAGATCAGCTGCCTGGATAGTGTTATCCG GTATTTGGAAAGTTGTAATATCCCCATCACAGTGAAAAGGAAGTACCAGTTCTCCTCAAACACCACCTCATCCAACTCAGATGACGACAAGAGGGGCTCAGAAGATGGCATGCAGGTGCCTCAGGGTACACACACAG ATGCTTTGATGCTAGACACCCAGCCAGGGATGTCCAACATGAAAGCACCTAAGAAGCCTCCATCCGGGGCAGCTGCTGTGGTGGGGGGCACTCTGGCACCCCTCACTCTGCCGAGTAAGGCTGAGAGCGTCGTATCAATCACTTCACAGTGCAGCTACAGCAGCACCATTGTCCATGTGGGAGACAAGAAGCCTCAGCCGGAATCAG agCTCATCGAAGATGTTGCAGAGAGTCCAGCGCCCCCTGCCGTGCCGGTCAGCATGGTGTCTCCTCCCAGCCAAGAGAAGGAGGCCTACAAGAGGCTGGGGCTGACGAAGGAGGTGCTGGCAGCACACACCCAAAAAGAGGAGCAGGCCTTCCTGAACCGCTGCAGAGAGCTCCGCAACGCCAGGAGCCTCCAGAAGGAATGCTCTTCATATCCGCACAATCAGAGAGGTCCAGCCAACGCTGAAG AGTCATCTGGACTACAAGGTGCAGCCAAACAAGGCACCACCAGGCCTGAGACGACTGCCAAAAAGGGCAACCGCAACCGAAAGTCCAAAAAGCCACGAATGAAGCATCCTGACTCATCAGACAGTGCTGTGTCCAATCGCAAACCCAGACCCCCTCTGCAGGGACTCAACCAGACCTCATGGTCTCCGTCTGAAGCATCCCAGTCAGCTTTTAATGTCTCCTACCCCACCATGGTGCCTGCTTACCCTCTCTACCCCCcgacagctgctgcttcagctcaGGCTTCCCGCCCTGACCAGTCTCTCTCCTCTGGCTTTGGCGAAGGACAGAACGCCCAAGCTCCACCCACTACCACTCCATTTCCCGCACCTATTGTTACACCTGTGGTGGCTCTGGTGCTGCCCAATTACCTCTTCCCTCAGATAGGACAGTTAAATCAGATGGGCCAGCTGGGAGCTGCGCCGAGACCAGCGTTTTTCACTGAGCAGACCCAGACACAGACTGGATACTCTACCCAGCAGCCCTTTCAGACCCCACAGCCAGCCTACCCCATGCAAACACAGCCCTCCTTCACCAGCCAGCCAGTTGGGGGGTTCCCTGTGCAGACTGCCTTTTCTCCACAGCAGCCTTTCCAAGCAGCTCAGACCCCCTATACCACCCAGCAGCCTTTCCAGGCTCCTCAGACTGCCTACACTACCCAGCAGCCTTTCCAGGCTCCTCAGACTGCCTACACTACCCAGCAGCCTTTCCAGGCTCCTCAGACTGCCTACACTACCCAGCAGCCTTTCCAGGCTCCTCAGACTGCCTACACTACCCAGCAGCCCTTCACTGGCCAGTCCTCGTTCCCAGTGCAGACTCAGTTCGTTCCTCAAGCTCCTTATCCAGCTCAGCCCTTCCCCTACAGCATAGCCCCAGAGCTCCCCAAGACCCCCGCAGCTGAGCCCAGGGAGGGAGCAGCTTCACGATCCTCCACCCCTGCCTCCGGGGCTCGAGAGCCCACCACATCGCCTCCACTGTTCGAGTCCCGTTGCAGCTCGCCCCTGCAGCTCAATCTGCTGAGCATGGAGGAGGGCCAGCGCTCGGTTGAACGTCAGGACAgcacagcgccccctgctggagggCAGTGCTGTGGCGCAGCAGTGGTGTCAGGGCCAGCAGGGGAGAAGAACGGAGGTGCAGCCAAGACTGATAATCATCAACAG CTGGAATCAAGAGGCGATAGTGCCCACAGCGATGGTAACTCCTCATCCTGCGACCTGCTGGACATCCTGTTGCAGGAGCAGGAGGATGCCCACTCCGGCACTGGATCCGCCACCTCTGGCTCCATGGGGTCAGGTCTGGGCTCAGGCTCAGCATCAGGCTCAGGCTCCAACGACTGCCGGACCTCAGCCAGTGGAGCTTCTGGCAGCAGAACAG GAAGCAGCAACACCAGCAAGTACTTTGGCAGCGTTGACTCTCTGGAGCATGACCCCAAAGGGAAAGCTAAAATCAGGGGCGAAGGGGGTTCTGATGGCAGCAAATCCCAGGCCAAGGCCTCTGCTCAAGGAGAAGGGGAGCATTTCATCAAATATGTTCTGCAGGAGCCTCTTTGGCTGCTGATGGCCAACGCTGACGACAAAGTCATGATGACGTATCAAATGCCATCCAG GGACATTCAGAGAGTTCTGAGAGAAGATAAGGAGAGGCTGAGGCAGATGCAGAAGAGTCAGCCTCACTTCACTTCAGATCAGCGGCGGGAGCTTGTGGAGGAACATCCCTGGATGAGGAGGGGGGGTCTCCCTGCAGCCATCAATGTGAAG gagtGTGTGTACTGTGAGGACGCAGTAGCCGGGCCCATTGAGGAGGACATGCCGGATATGGACATGGGCGACCTGGGAGAGGAGCTGGGCAGAGACGGTCAGAGAGCCCAGAGCCAATCGGAGGACTCGAAGCCTCAGTCAGAGCCTGGCTCCTGA